In one Desulfoferula mesophila genomic region, the following are encoded:
- the lpxC gene encoding UDP-3-O-acyl-N-acetylglucosamine deacetylase: protein MNRHQRTLMRPVSCTGIGLHSGRTVNLCLRPAESDTGVMFKRSDLPASPLIPADVNHVVSTDLSTTVGMDGVTISTVEHLLSALSGLGVDNVLVEVDAPEIPIMDGSAAPFVFLMRGAGFTSQGRPRQYYRVKREVEVSENGKHIKVAPSKKLKVDFTIEFDHPLIHRQKMGFVLDEKAYDKDISRARTFGFLRDMRYLHENGLALGGSLDNAVVLDNYQVLNEDGLRFPDEFVRHKVLDFIGDLGMVGRPIVGAFTAHKSGHALNNKLFRKFLADPTAWELVTPGPEDIPQYVEEPLPLFDRVAATA from the coding sequence ATGAATCGTCACCAGCGCACCTTAATGCGCCCCGTATCTTGCACCGGAATCGGACTGCACAGCGGCAGAACCGTTAACCTTTGCCTGCGCCCGGCCGAGTCGGACACCGGAGTCATGTTCAAGCGCTCCGACCTGCCCGCCTCGCCCCTGATTCCCGCCGATGTCAACCACGTGGTCTCCACCGACCTGTCCACCACCGTGGGCATGGACGGGGTGACCATCTCCACCGTGGAGCACCTGCTCTCGGCCCTGTCGGGTCTGGGGGTGGACAACGTGCTGGTGGAGGTGGACGCGCCGGAGATCCCCATCATGGACGGATCGGCCGCGCCCTTCGTGTTTCTCATGCGTGGCGCCGGCTTCACCTCCCAGGGCAGGCCCCGGCAGTACTACCGGGTCAAGCGGGAGGTGGAGGTCAGCGAAAACGGCAAGCACATCAAGGTGGCCCCCTCCAAGAAGCTCAAGGTGGATTTCACCATCGAGTTCGACCACCCCTTGATCCACCGCCAGAAGATGGGCTTCGTGTTGGACGAGAAGGCCTACGACAAGGATATCAGCCGGGCGCGCACCTTCGGTTTCCTGCGCGACATGCGCTATCTGCACGAAAACGGCCTGGCCCTGGGCGGCAGCCTGGACAACGCCGTGGTGCTGGACAACTACCAGGTGCTCAACGAGGACGGCCTGCGCTTCCCCGACGAGTTCGTGCGCCACAAGGTGCTGGACTTCATCGGCGACCTGGGCATGGTGGGCCGCCCCATCGTGGGGGCCTTCACCGCCCACAAGTCCGGCCACGCCCTGAACAACAAGCTGTTCCGCAAGTTCCTGGCCGACCCCACCGCCTGGGAGCTGGTGACCCCCGGCCCCGAGGACATCCCCCAGTACGTCGAGGAGCCCCTGCCCCTGTTCGACCGGGTGGCGGCCACCGCCTAG
- the mobA gene encoding molybdenum cofactor guanylyltransferase — protein MRPELTAVVLAGGPGTRMGGGKPWRTLAGRRLIDLALERAGELCPQVVVSAVDCADFADLSRPVVADRWPGQGPLAALVTAFLDTPATSILLLPVDAPLMRPALLRRILERRAGQKAVCCEGPGGLEPLMAWYDRGCLPLARKMLEEGEWRLRLLLKRSGALIIDRQETLSLDPDNLSFLNVNFPQDLELAERLATERGLFDTPSEA, from the coding sequence ATGCGGCCCGAGCTGACCGCCGTGGTGCTGGCCGGCGGGCCGGGCACCCGCATGGGCGGCGGCAAGCCCTGGCGCACCCTGGCCGGACGCCGCCTCATAGACCTGGCCCTGGAGCGGGCCGGCGAGCTTTGCCCCCAGGTGGTGGTCTCCGCCGTGGACTGCGCCGATTTCGCCGACCTGTCCCGCCCCGTGGTGGCCGACCGTTGGCCGGGCCAGGGCCCCTTGGCCGCCCTGGTCACCGCCTTTTTGGACACCCCGGCCACCTCCATATTGCTTTTGCCGGTGGACGCCCCCCTCATGCGCCCGGCGTTGCTCCGGCGCATCCTGGAGCGGCGGGCCGGGCAAAAGGCGGTATGCTGCGAGGGCCCCGGCGGCCTGGAGCCCCTGATGGCCTGGTATGACCGGGGCTGCCTGCCCCTGGCCCGAAAAATGCTGGAGGAAGGCGAGTGGCGGCTGCGCCTGCTGCTCAAGCGCAGCGGCGCCTTGATAATCGACCGGCAAGAGACGCTTTCCCTGGACCCAGACAACCTGAGCTTTCTCAACGTGAATTTCCCCCAAGACCTGGAGCTGGCCGAGCGGCTGGCCACCGAACGTGGGCTTTTTGACACACCGTCGGAAGCGTAG